Proteins encoded together in one Marispirochaeta sp. window:
- the efp gene encoding elongation factor P, with translation MIKAGQIDQGMFLLEKGEPYLVAEREFVNPGKGSAFVRLKLKHVVSGSVLKPTYKTQDTVEECIVEDHDCQYLYSDGENYHFMDASTYEQFEIPAAGGMEDKGLFMKDGETYRVVFWEGKPIDIKIPYKIVYEVTEAEDAVKGDTVTGATKVVKVETGLSVKVPIFIKQGERIMVNTETREYVERVNN, from the coding sequence ATGATCAAAGCAGGACAGATCGATCAGGGAATGTTCCTTCTTGAAAAAGGGGAACCCTATCTCGTTGCAGAGCGGGAGTTTGTTAATCCCGGAAAGGGCTCGGCATTTGTACGGCTGAAGCTTAAACACGTAGTTTCCGGTTCGGTTCTCAAGCCGACATACAAAACCCAGGACACGGTAGAGGAGTGTATCGTTGAAGACCACGACTGCCAGTACCTCTACTCAGACGGCGAGAACTATCATTTCATGGATGCATCTACCTATGAGCAGTTCGAGATTCCCGCCGCTGGAGGCATGGAGGACAAGGGTCTTTTTATGAAAGACGGCGAAACCTACCGGGTCGTTTTCTGGGAAGGCAAACCCATCGACATCAAAATCCCTTATAAAATAGTCTACGAGGTAACCGAAGCGGAAGACGCCGTTAAGGGAGATACAGTTACCGGAGCAACCAAGGTTGTTAAAGTGGAAACAGGACTCTCGGTAAAGGTCCCTATTTTTATTAAACAGGGCGAAAGAATCATGGTGAATACCGAAACCAGGGAGTATGTCGAACGGGTAAACAATTGA
- a CDS encoding methyltransferase, giving the protein MIIPAELINKRVPFQFMGERLFFDLSHALFSSFKIDDGSRLLLKTLAKHGNLATRRSILDVGCGVGTLGLSLKKAIPDAKLALCDRDALAVEMSLHNAGINTIAVDSADTALMHCLDMSPCDMLVSNVPAKAGGPVHQAFVSDLAGLLNPGGIAALVIVSPLEDAFRKYTADAEIEILYEEKTANHLVLHLSAAKVQSKKKESPEALGAAFRRRGDFELARLKYSLETVYGLPEFDTPSYGPQAAAAISGNKAFGKTLFINPGQGHLAVRLAFGNSLESAILAGRDLLQLATAARNLAIQTPELPVKIHPAPFPAGTAEIKGPFDRICMALESVPGVPPGYGMQELQKMLKNTGELLVYGKSAEIHLFLKGLTGFELRGNRKYRGFRAVLLRNSAGRQA; this is encoded by the coding sequence TTGATCATCCCTGCGGAGCTGATCAACAAGCGCGTTCCCTTTCAGTTTATGGGGGAACGCCTTTTTTTTGACCTTTCCCACGCCCTCTTTTCCAGCTTCAAGATCGACGACGGCAGCCGGCTGCTTCTAAAGACCCTTGCAAAACACGGTAATCTCGCCACCCGCAGGTCGATCCTCGACGTTGGCTGCGGTGTGGGAACACTGGGGCTGTCACTGAAGAAGGCCATACCGGATGCCAAACTGGCTCTCTGCGACCGGGACGCCCTGGCGGTAGAGATGAGCCTTCATAACGCCGGCATAAACACGATTGCCGTGGACAGCGCTGATACTGCTCTGATGCACTGCCTGGACATGAGCCCGTGCGACATGCTCGTCAGTAATGTTCCAGCCAAAGCCGGGGGCCCTGTACACCAGGCTTTTGTGTCCGACCTTGCCGGCTTGCTTAATCCCGGCGGAATCGCCGCTCTGGTGATTGTTTCCCCCCTGGAAGATGCTTTTCGTAAATACACTGCGGATGCAGAAATAGAAATTCTCTACGAAGAGAAAACCGCCAACCACCTGGTCCTGCACCTTTCTGCCGCCAAAGTTCAGTCAAAGAAAAAAGAGAGCCCGGAAGCACTGGGGGCAGCCTTTCGGCGGCGTGGGGATTTTGAGCTGGCCAGGCTTAAATATTCTCTGGAAACAGTCTACGGTCTTCCAGAGTTTGACACCCCGTCTTACGGGCCCCAGGCCGCGGCGGCAATCAGCGGCAATAAGGCCTTTGGAAAGACCCTGTTCATCAATCCCGGTCAGGGACACCTGGCGGTTCGGCTCGCCTTTGGAAACTCACTTGAATCCGCGATTCTTGCGGGCCGGGATCTTCTGCAGCTGGCAACCGCTGCTCGTAATCTCGCAATACAGACGCCTGAGCTTCCGGTAAAGATCCATCCGGCCCCTTTTCCCGCGGGAACCGCAGAAATCAAGGGGCCCTTCGACAGAATCTGCATGGCTCTGGAGAGTGTCCCCGGAGTACCTCCCGGCTACGGGATGCAGGAGCTTCAGAAAATGCTGAAAAATACGGGTGAGCTGCTTGTATACGGTAAAAGCGCGGAGATCCACCTGTTTCTAAAAGGACTCACCGGTTTTGAACTCCGCGGGAACCGGAAATACCGGGGATTCCGGGCAGTTCTGCTGCGAAACAGTGCCGGAAGACAGGCCTGA
- a CDS encoding Rrf2 family transcriptional regulator: protein MRITTKGRYALRAVSQLAANYTDKPISIRELAEMENLSPEFLEQIFYKLRKAGLINSTRGPGGGFSLNRPPEEISITEIFDAVGEGMNLAPCAVNGANPCKHPGCITHTVWVKASDHLKEYFSNISIKDIVAAKPVKVG, encoded by the coding sequence ATGAGGATTACAACCAAGGGACGATACGCCCTGCGGGCAGTCTCACAACTGGCAGCAAATTACACCGACAAGCCCATTTCGATCCGCGAGCTCGCGGAAATGGAAAACCTTTCGCCGGAGTTTCTTGAACAGATATTCTACAAGCTTCGCAAGGCAGGACTGATCAACTCTACCCGCGGCCCCGGAGGCGGCTTCAGCCTGAACCGGCCCCCGGAAGAGATCTCCATAACAGAAATTTTTGACGCTGTCGGAGAGGGAATGAATTTGGCACCCTGTGCCGTAAACGGTGCGAATCCCTGCAAACATCCCGGCTGCATAACTCATACGGTCTGGGTAAAAGCCTCAGATCATTTAAAAGAGTATTTCAGCAATATAAGTATTAAGGACATTGTCGCGGCAAAACCGGTCAAGGTCGGTTAA
- a CDS encoding response regulator produces MPKKILVVEDEVIIAMNTVRVVKNHGYETETVFCGEAAVSLMQEQSDIALILMDIDLGRGIDGTQAAEQILGKHEIPIVFLTSHCEKEMVEKVRGITFYGYVLKSSGEFVLMEAIQMAFELFEKAPAGIFLTSSSGKALQANRKMACIVEASSSEEAVAYFSDLESGLYVDAERRRELLKSLGETGKVDDF; encoded by the coding sequence ATGCCGAAGAAAATTCTTGTAGTCGAAGACGAAGTCATTATCGCCATGAATACCGTCCGGGTTGTGAAAAATCACGGGTACGAAACCGAGACAGTCTTCTGCGGAGAGGCAGCCGTCTCGCTGATGCAGGAGCAGTCTGATATTGCTCTGATTCTGATGGACATAGACCTTGGCAGAGGCATTGACGGTACCCAGGCTGCTGAACAGATCCTCGGTAAACACGAGATCCCCATTGTTTTCTTAACCAGCCATTGCGAGAAGGAGATGGTGGAGAAGGTGCGGGGAATTACCTTCTACGGTTATGTTTTGAAGAGTTCCGGCGAGTTTGTGCTGATGGAAGCCATCCAAATGGCCTTTGAACTCTTTGAGAAGGCCCCGGCAGGTATTTTCCTGACCAGCTCCTCCGGAAAAGCCCTGCAGGCCAACCGGAAGATGGCCTGTATTGTCGAAGCCTCTAGCTCCGAAGAGGCGGTTGCCTATTTTTCCGACCTTGAAAGCGGGCTCTACGTGGATGCCGAAAGGCGCCGGGAACTGCTGAAATCCCTGGGAGAAACTGGGAAAGTTGATGATTTTTAA
- a CDS encoding mechanosensitive ion channel domain-containing protein — translation MGDFLALAGQIFLSPLTIGEIEFPFSLLRVIAELLLPILLIIILYRLLILSLTRLLNRTTLDEEIRNKIRRFLRLGFGALALLGITTLVLRLLGAEIAKYSGFLYRVISSPIFESGGTKISLLTLLMLIPVFYIAGRAGHFTRSFTDKHLFTRVGLDESKRFSISNLLRYAIMVLTAVVGLSVIGIDLSALAVMFGVLGIGLGFGLQSVVANMFAGIVIIFSRPIKEGDRVLVGDYEGTVTSIRLISTIINTISYETIIVPNRRLIDDIVYNYSYDDRRIILRNSVQVSYDTDLDQAIEVMRTVGRNNPFALTVPEADVRVRSFDDSGITLLLLTWLADVSDKYSASSWNNLEIWRSFKDEGIEIPFPQRDLHLKDGIEPMVRELRELRKVLAEKS, via the coding sequence GAGATTTTCTCGCCCTGGCAGGACAGATATTCCTCTCTCCCCTTACGATCGGGGAGATCGAATTTCCCTTTTCTTTATTGCGGGTAATTGCAGAACTTCTGCTGCCGATTCTGCTGATTATTATTCTCTATAGACTGCTTATACTCTCCTTAACCCGTCTGTTAAACCGGACGACTCTGGATGAAGAGATCCGCAACAAAATTCGGCGTTTTTTACGCCTGGGATTCGGTGCGTTGGCTCTGCTGGGAATTACCACTTTGGTGCTGCGTCTGCTGGGCGCGGAGATCGCAAAATACAGCGGGTTCCTTTACAGGGTCATCAGTTCTCCCATTTTTGAATCCGGGGGAACTAAAATATCCCTTTTGACCCTGCTGATGCTGATTCCCGTATTCTACATTGCGGGGAGAGCCGGTCATTTTACCAGGAGCTTTACCGATAAGCACCTTTTTACCCGGGTTGGGCTGGATGAATCAAAGCGATTCTCCATATCGAATCTTCTGCGCTACGCCATTATGGTACTGACCGCGGTGGTCGGACTGTCGGTTATCGGCATAGACCTTTCCGCTCTGGCGGTAATGTTTGGTGTCCTCGGTATCGGCCTGGGGTTTGGATTGCAGTCGGTTGTCGCCAATATGTTTGCCGGAATCGTAATCATCTTTTCCCGTCCCATAAAGGAGGGAGACCGGGTTCTGGTCGGCGACTACGAGGGAACGGTTACCAGCATCAGGCTTATCTCCACGATTATCAACACTATTTCGTATGAGACAATTATTGTTCCCAACCGGCGTCTGATCGACGATATAGTCTACAATTACTCGTATGACGACAGAAGGATCATCCTGCGCAATTCTGTGCAGGTCAGCTACGATACCGATCTTGATCAGGCAATCGAGGTTATGCGTACCGTGGGAAGAAACAATCCCTTCGCCCTCACGGTTCCGGAAGCAGACGTACGAGTGCGGTCTTTTGATGATTCGGGTATTACGCTTCTGCTGTTAACCTGGCTGGCGGATGTGAGCGACAAATATTCCGCCTCATCCTGGAACAATCTGGAGATTTGGCGAAGTTTCAAAGACGAAGGAATCGAAATTCCCTTCCCGCAGCGGGACCTGCATCTTAAAGACGGAATTGAGCCTATGGTCAGGGAACTGCGGGAGTTGAGAAAAGTCCTGGCAGAAAAATCCTAG